In one Mucilaginibacter ginsenosidivorax genomic region, the following are encoded:
- a CDS encoding FkbM family methyltransferase: MEIKEQLKKVKKKVTELFKVDNNALSVKDQRLLEKQGRFQPVDVAFHGKTIKIVDAVTFLGSYDEIFVHGIYKFEPPQKEITIIDCGANIGLATIYFAINYPTAKIVAFEPDPDIFNVLKQNAATFGNGSIICHNEALSNQDAMLTFWLEGGHSGMLVHEADDRKTAQVKATRLKSFLGTYESITFLKIDIEGEEINVIPDIADELKKVDYLFLEYHSFIDKPQDLELLLSYITAAGMRYYIKEGSHKLYPFISREIFLGMDMLINIFCYRSQPVDTLTS, translated from the coding sequence ATGGAAATTAAAGAACAACTTAAAAAGGTTAAGAAGAAAGTTACTGAGCTTTTTAAGGTAGATAATAATGCGCTTTCGGTTAAAGATCAGCGCCTGCTTGAAAAACAGGGCCGGTTTCAACCGGTAGATGTAGCGTTTCACGGTAAAACAATAAAAATTGTTGATGCAGTCACATTTTTAGGTTCCTACGATGAAATATTTGTACATGGCATTTACAAATTTGAGCCACCCCAAAAAGAAATTACAATAATTGATTGTGGCGCCAACATTGGCCTTGCAACAATTTATTTTGCTATAAATTATCCTACTGCAAAAATTGTTGCTTTTGAGCCCGACCCCGACATATTCAACGTTTTAAAGCAAAATGCCGCCACATTTGGCAACGGCTCAATTATTTGCCACAATGAGGCCTTATCCAATCAGGATGCCATGTTAACATTTTGGCTGGAGGGTGGGCATTCGGGTATGCTTGTTCATGAGGCCGATGACAGGAAAACAGCACAGGTAAAGGCAACGCGCTTAAAATCATTCCTGGGCACGTATGAAAGCATAACGTTTTTAAAAATTGATATAGAGGGAGAAGAAATTAACGTAATACCAGATATAGCCGACGAGCTAAAAAAAGTTGATTACCTGTTTTTAGAATATCACTCTTTTATTGATAAACCACAGGATCTTGAATTGCTGTTGAGTTATATAACTGCAGCCGGTATGCGTTATTACATTAAAGAGGGCTCGCACAAATTGTATCCGTTTATTAGCAGAGAAATATTTTTAGGTATGGATATGCTGATCAATATCTTTTGTTACCGAAGCCAACCTGTTGATACCTTAACGTCATAA
- a CDS encoding glycosyltransferase family protein, whose product MIFNRPDTTEQVFAKIRGQKPKFLFIAADGPRANHPNDAQLCQATRNIALNIDWDCEVKTLFRDENLGCGVAPAGAITWFFEHVEQGIILEDDIDTDPSFFTYCEELLNYYKNDEQIMHISGSYFFADIKPKDTENSYYFSKQLHGWGWATWRRAWKFYDYDMKDWPSSNTDTQLKAYYGDNYPFWKNIFTNMQYKGNDIWDYQWIFTVYKQNGIIINPTANLTKNIGFNANATHTTNPNSNYAKLKLDAILHINHPANRDINIENDTLYYKHYLGFDWRAELEKQKLSWKLKNNLKRLRRKLLSFLR is encoded by the coding sequence ATGATTTTTAACCGGCCTGATACAACAGAGCAGGTTTTTGCAAAAATACGCGGGCAAAAACCTAAGTTTTTGTTTATAGCCGCCGATGGCCCCAGGGCAAATCATCCAAACGATGCCCAACTGTGCCAGGCCACAAGAAACATAGCATTAAATATTGATTGGGATTGCGAAGTTAAAACCTTGTTCAGGGACGAAAATTTAGGTTGCGGAGTAGCGCCCGCCGGCGCTATCACCTGGTTTTTTGAACACGTTGAACAGGGGATAATCCTTGAAGATGATATAGATACCGATCCGTCGTTTTTTACCTATTGCGAAGAACTGCTTAATTATTATAAAAACGACGAGCAAATAATGCACATAAGCGGCAGCTACTTTTTTGCTGATATAAAACCTAAAGACACCGAAAACAGCTATTATTTTAGCAAACAGTTACACGGCTGGGGCTGGGCAACATGGAGGCGGGCCTGGAAGTTTTATGATTATGACATGAAAGATTGGCCATCATCAAATACCGATACGCAACTGAAAGCTTATTACGGCGATAATTACCCCTTTTGGAAAAATATTTTTACGAATATGCAATATAAAGGGAACGACATATGGGATTACCAATGGATATTTACCGTTTATAAGCAAAATGGCATTATTATAAACCCGACAGCAAATTTGACTAAAAATATAGGGTTTAATGCAAATGCTACCCACACAACCAACCCCAATTCAAATTACGCCAAATTAAAACTGGATGCTATATTGCACATCAACCATCCGGCCAACAGGGATATAAACATTGAAAACGACACACTTTACTATAAACACTATCTTGGTTTTGATTGGCGCGCAGAATTGGAAAAACAAAAACTTTCATGGAAATTAAAGAACAACTTAAAAAGGTTAAGAAGAAAGTTACTGAGCTTTTTAAGGTAG
- a CDS encoding glycosyltransferase family 2 protein translates to MALKSANQPKISIIIPTYNAAGTLANCLDSIVNQDYTDIEVWLMDGLSTDDTLSVIKQYQAAFPYINFVSEKDNGIYDAMNKGIARCNGDWLYFLGSDDTLYNNSVISLVANKIGEISDKVVYGNVLMRGQNQWNLDNVVFNGEYDMAKMISTNICHQAIFYHKSIFRLFGHYDLSYIASADQEFNLRCYARTSFSYIDLIIANFFVGGYSTGTVDHKFHRERGAMLVKYFGSRIFTGPFTPMRLYLKQAALSKESSLNLFDRIYSLSAYIKLKAADVLMHLQKRRSFDV, encoded by the coding sequence ATGGCGCTTAAATCTGCCAATCAGCCAAAAATCTCTATTATAATCCCTACGTATAATGCAGCCGGCACTTTAGCCAACTGCCTGGATAGCATTGTTAACCAGGATTATACTGATATAGAAGTATGGCTGATGGACGGACTATCTACAGACGACACATTAAGCGTTATTAAGCAATATCAGGCAGCGTTTCCTTACATAAACTTCGTATCCGAAAAAGACAACGGAATATATGACGCCATGAATAAAGGAATAGCCAGGTGCAATGGCGATTGGTTATACTTTTTAGGAAGCGACGATACCTTGTATAACAACAGCGTTATTTCATTGGTGGCAAATAAAATCGGCGAAATTAGCGATAAAGTTGTTTATGGCAATGTACTGATGCGTGGCCAAAATCAATGGAACCTGGACAATGTGGTATTTAACGGAGAATATGACATGGCAAAAATGATTAGCACCAATATATGCCACCAGGCCATTTTTTATCATAAAAGCATATTCCGGCTATTTGGCCATTACGATTTAAGTTATATTGCCAGTGCCGACCAGGAATTTAACTTAAGATGTTACGCCAGAACATCGTTTTCTTATATCGACTTAATAATAGCTAATTTTTTTGTTGGCGGCTACAGTACGGGGACCGTTGATCATAAATTTCACCGGGAAAGAGGTGCTATGCTTGTGAAATATTTCGGCAGCCGTATTTTTACCGGACCATTTACCCCAATGAGGTTATATTTAAAGCAGGCGGCGTTGTCAAAAGAGTCCTCGCTCAACTTATTTGACAGGATCTATAGCCTTTCGGCCTATATTAAATTGAAAGCCGCAGATGTATTAATGCACTTGCAAAAAAGGAGGAGTTTTGATGTTTAA
- a CDS encoding glycosyltransferase family 2 protein gives MYKLSVIICVFNEELCLIDALRSLYHNDIYKQTEVIVIDDCSTNPVTLRLLDLLARFTAYKVIQSGQNLGLSNSRNLGFANATTPYILPLDADDVFPEHAIDDIYAAFNQNPEFDFIAGNYYLNDLQTGQTQVVDCSTVTTAGTIDIKKLGTDWKLLGTSPCKKATWEKVGGYNLKYSYSVQDVDFWIRVMASGSKGFYLNKPVYTWNKSATGMNMNFNRLDMVKLMEDHRAFYLLNNTAASLDNRIFEAYYPYKQKGVLLPLAKKSFLRLKPFNKLRLISFYIKTMFNGA, from the coding sequence ATGTATAAGTTATCAGTTATAATTTGCGTATTTAATGAAGAGCTGTGCCTAATTGATGCTTTACGATCGTTATACCACAATGATATTTATAAACAAACCGAGGTAATTGTTATTGACGATTGCTCAACCAACCCGGTTACCCTAAGGCTTTTAGATTTATTGGCCAGGTTTACTGCTTATAAAGTAATTCAAAGCGGGCAAAACCTGGGCTTATCCAACTCGCGTAACCTCGGTTTCGCAAACGCAACTACCCCCTACATATTGCCACTTGATGCCGATGATGTGTTCCCCGAACACGCCATTGATGATATTTATGCAGCATTTAACCAAAACCCGGAATTCGATTTTATAGCAGGCAATTATTACCTTAACGATTTACAAACCGGCCAAACACAGGTTGTGGATTGCAGTACCGTAACAACAGCCGGAACCATTGACATTAAAAAATTGGGGACCGATTGGAAACTGCTGGGCACAAGCCCATGCAAAAAAGCCACCTGGGAAAAAGTGGGCGGCTATAACCTCAAGTACTCGTACTCGGTACAGGATGTTGATTTTTGGATAAGGGTGATGGCAAGCGGTAGTAAAGGCTTTTACTTAAACAAGCCCGTTTACACCTGGAATAAGTCGGCAACGGGCATGAATATGAATTTCAACCGGCTTGATATGGTTAAGCTGATGGAAGATCACCGGGCGTTTTATTTACTGAATAACACCGCGGCCAGCCTGGATAACAGGATATTTGAGGCCTACTATCCTTATAAACAAAAAGGTGTATTGCTGCCTTTGGCAAAAAAATCTTTCCTGAGGCTAAAGCCCTTTAATAAGTTAAGATTGATCAGTTTTTATATTAAAACCATGTTCAATGGCGCTTAA
- a CDS encoding glycosyltransferase family 2 protein, with protein MPAYNAANYIAESIESVINQSYPYWELLVVDDGSTDDTAAIIKRFELTDQRVKYLFQQNGRQGKARNLGIQNSGGKYIAFLDADDKWTSDKLTIQTKLLSADTNTDLHFAQGYSLTGNQVEDYDVDVKPIWNSNNFIDFVQQNRIPILSVLIKKEALLQAGGFTEDENIQNVEDYHLWLKLLISNKVFKSTADRLFYYRIHTNQSTFQNQNTAAPIFHVYGNLLKTCQDDKVGQILMGKLKWYIFRPEFHAECLEIIITHLNNKGKALIAFIIKKLFAGPAYIQQKLAFKLVSVFG; from the coding sequence ATGCCTGCTTACAATGCGGCCAATTATATTGCCGAAAGTATTGAAAGCGTTATCAATCAATCATATCCTTACTGGGAGTTGCTTGTTGTCGATGATGGCTCGACAGATGATACAGCCGCTATAATAAAGCGGTTTGAGCTTACCGATCAAAGGGTTAAATACCTGTTTCAACAAAACGGAAGGCAGGGAAAAGCCCGTAACCTGGGCATACAAAACAGCGGGGGCAAATACATAGCCTTTTTAGATGCCGATGATAAATGGACAAGCGATAAGCTGACTATCCAAACAAAACTTTTATCGGCAGATACAAACACCGATTTGCATTTTGCGCAAGGTTATAGCCTTACCGGCAACCAGGTTGAAGACTATGATGTTGATGTAAAGCCAATTTGGAATAGTAATAATTTTATCGATTTTGTTCAGCAAAACCGCATCCCTATCCTTTCGGTATTGATAAAAAAAGAAGCGTTATTGCAGGCAGGCGGATTTACAGAAGATGAAAATATCCAAAACGTAGAAGATTACCATCTGTGGCTAAAACTCCTTATCAGCAATAAAGTGTTTAAATCAACGGCCGACAGGCTTTTTTACTACAGGATACATACCAATCAATCAACCTTTCAAAATCAAAATACTGCGGCACCCATCTTTCATGTTTACGGCAATTTGCTTAAAACATGCCAGGATGATAAAGTAGGGCAGATACTCATGGGCAAACTAAAATGGTACATATTCAGGCCAGAATTCCATGCTGAATGTCTTGAAATTATTATAACCCATCTTAACAACAAGGGCAAGGCTTTAATAGCCTTCATTATTAAAAAACTTTTTGCAGGGCCGGCGTATATACAGCAAAAGCTTGCATTTAAGCTTGTCTCTGTTTTTGGGTAG
- a CDS encoding alpha-1,2-fucosyltransferase: MIIIKLQGGLGNQMFQYAAARSISGDKPVYFDLNFLSANTTSTSTLTARHFELAIFNNIRFKTANRFMKPLIESRKAIYRYIKRILMPRAVFICQTENNEFINLQEITSATIYLDGYFQNENYFKSIREQLLLDFKFPSLNGAGKKKRAILEAQNPVALHVRRGDYLRPEVEAFHGILPLSYYQKAKDKLEMQVSNPHYFVFSDDPEWCRLNFGFLGDNVTIVSETAANTWEDMYLMSLCHHNIIANSSYSWWGAWLNTNPGKVVIAPYNWFVSAKADIVPSNWIKI; the protein is encoded by the coding sequence ATGATCATCATAAAACTGCAGGGCGGCCTTGGCAACCAAATGTTTCAATATGCCGCGGCCAGGAGCATAAGCGGTGACAAACCTGTATACTTTGATCTGAATTTTTTGAGCGCCAATACCACAAGCACCAGCACCCTTACGGCAAGGCATTTTGAACTGGCTATTTTTAACAATATCAGGTTTAAAACGGCAAACAGGTTTATGAAGCCTTTAATTGAAAGCAGGAAAGCTATTTACAGGTATATTAAACGCATCCTGATGCCGCGGGCAGTATTCATTTGCCAAACAGAAAATAATGAGTTTATTAATCTTCAGGAAATAACCTCTGCTACAATATATTTAGATGGTTATTTTCAGAATGAAAATTATTTTAAATCAATAAGAGAACAACTTTTACTCGATTTTAAGTTCCCTTCCCTAAACGGGGCCGGCAAAAAAAAGAGAGCGATACTCGAAGCACAAAACCCGGTAGCCCTGCATGTACGCCGCGGAGATTATTTAAGGCCCGAAGTAGAAGCATTTCATGGCATATTGCCCTTATCTTACTACCAAAAGGCAAAAGATAAATTAGAAATGCAGGTGAGCAACCCTCATTATTTTGTTTTTTCGGATGACCCGGAATGGTGCAGATTAAACTTTGGTTTCCTGGGCGATAACGTCACTATTGTTTCAGAAACCGCGGCCAACACCTGGGAAGATATGTATTTGATGAGCCTGTGCCACCACAACATCATAGCCAACAGTAGTTATAGCTGGTGGGGGGCCTGGTTAAATACCAACCCCGGTAAGGTAGTTATTGCGCCCTATAACTGGTTTGTATCCGCTAAAGCAGACATTGTTCCGTCAAATTGGATAAAAATTTAG
- a CDS encoding DUF268 domain-containing protein — MIKKIFRLIKNKKSQKDYRLDSFFNDYDSFEKLDVQKRFPMSKSEIYPCLDDNTGVTPFDAHYVYHPAWAARIIRDINPALHVDISSTLHFCSMISAFIKTEFYDFRPAKLNLDNLSCLEGDLTNLAFESNSIASLSCMHTIEHIGLGRYGDPLDPDGDIKAINELQRVCAVNGDLLIVVPVGVKKILFNAHRIYNPFDIVNYLDGCTLKKFSLINDAGEFIDDADMENAAEQKYGCGCYWFKKQ, encoded by the coding sequence ATGATCAAAAAAATCTTTCGTTTAATAAAAAATAAAAAAAGTCAAAAAGATTACAGGCTTGATTCATTTTTCAACGACTATGATAGTTTTGAAAAACTCGATGTTCAGAAAAGGTTTCCGATGTCGAAAAGCGAAATTTATCCCTGCCTGGATGATAATACCGGCGTCACCCCTTTTGATGCTCACTATGTTTATCATCCGGCATGGGCAGCAAGGATCATCAGGGATATTAACCCGGCATTGCATGTAGATATTTCATCTACCCTCCATTTTTGCAGTATGATCTCGGCTTTCATAAAAACCGAATTTTATGATTTTCGCCCGGCAAAGTTAAATCTCGACAATTTAAGTTGTCTTGAAGGCGATTTAACAAACCTGGCATTTGAATCAAACAGTATTGCAAGCCTGTCATGCATGCATACTATTGAACATATAGGCCTTGGGCGTTATGGCGATCCTTTAGACCCCGATGGAGATATTAAAGCTATAAATGAATTACAAAGAGTATGCGCAGTAAATGGCGATTTACTTATTGTTGTGCCGGTTGGCGTAAAAAAAATACTTTTTAACGCGCATCGTATTTACAATCCATTTGATATCGTAAACTACCTGGATGGCTGCACGCTAAAAAAGTTCTCGCTCATAAATGATGCCGGTGAATTTATTGATGATGCGGATATGGAAAATGCTGCCGAACAAAAATATGGTTGCGGCTGCTATTGGTTTAAAAAACAATAA